From Taeniopygia guttata chromosome 21, bTaeGut7.mat, whole genome shotgun sequence, one genomic window encodes:
- the VAMP3 gene encoding vesicle-associated membrane protein 3 isoform X3 — MSVCPCVRVCPCVRARPLSPFRCCRCRSRPGRAVPAQRPPAATAPPLQPAGAGPWPGPGPALTPPAPRAPLRSRPSPPSRSRSGSRPSPPRSLPSHIAPVPVLSRSRPSHIAPAPIPPRVPPIAPSPPRDSSARAPRAAPAGPARALPPRPRSRPTARMSANVPGSSNMAAGSNRRLQQTQHQVDEVVDIMRVNVDKVLERDQKLSELDDRADALQAGASQFETSAAKLKRKYWWKNCKLLPKVGFIFVWSAYS; from the exons atgtctgtctgtccgtgtgtccgtgtctgtccgtgtgtccgtgccCGGCCGCTCTCTCCGTTCCGTTGTTGCCGTTGCCGTTCCCGCCCGGGTCGGGCGGTGCCGGCCCAGCGCCCCCCAGCGGCCACAGCCCCGCCTCTGCAGCCTGCGGGGGCAGGGCCAtggcccggccccggccccgccctgaccccgcccgcgccccgcgccccgctCCGCTCTCGCCCATCGCCCCCGTCCCGGTCCCGCTCCGGCTCCCGTCCATCGCCGCCCCGGTCCCTGCCGTCGCACATCGCCCCCGTCCCGGTCCTGTCCCGGTCTCGGCCCTCTCACATCGCCCCCGCCCCGATCCCGCCCCGGGTCCCGCCCATCGCCCCGAGCCCGCCCCGTGACTCGTCAGCGCGGGCGCCGCGCGCAGCTCCCGCTGGACCCGcccgggcgctgccgccgcggcCCCGTTCTCGTCCCACCGCCAGGAT GTCGGCCAATGTCCCTGGAAGCTCAAATATGGCTGCTGGCAGCAATCGCCGGCTTCAGCAAACTCAGCACCAAGTGGATGAG GTTGTTGACATCATGAGAGTGAACGTGGACAAGGTTTTGGAGCGGGATCAGAAGCTGTCAGAGCTGGATGACCGTGCTGATGCCCTGCAAGCAGGGGCTTCCCAGTTCGAGACCAGCGCGGCCAAGCTGAAGAGGAAGTATTGGTGGAAGAACTGCAAG CTGTTGCCAAAGGTTGGATTCATCTTTG tcTGGAGTGCCTATTCATGA
- the VAMP3 gene encoding vesicle-associated membrane protein 3 isoform X1, translating into MSVCPCVRVCPCVRARPLSPFRCCRCRSRPGRAVPAQRPPAATAPPLQPAGAGPWPGPGPALTPPAPRAPLRSRPSPPSRSRSGSRPSPPRSLPSHIAPVPVLSRSRPSHIAPAPIPPRVPPIAPSPPRDSSARAPRAAPAGPARALPPRPRSRPTARMSANVPGSSNMAAGSNRRLQQTQHQVDEVVDIMRVNVDKVLERDQKLSELDDRADALQAGASQFETSAAKLKRKYWWKNCKLLPKVGFIFDVGDIDRCCCHYHRHHYSLECLFMNYKKKLQSTEGAFENLLQPLHLKPAASSARLLLFKAKLF; encoded by the exons atgtctgtctgtccgtgtgtccgtgtctgtccgtgtgtccgtgccCGGCCGCTCTCTCCGTTCCGTTGTTGCCGTTGCCGTTCCCGCCCGGGTCGGGCGGTGCCGGCCCAGCGCCCCCCAGCGGCCACAGCCCCGCCTCTGCAGCCTGCGGGGGCAGGGCCAtggcccggccccggccccgccctgaccccgcccgcgccccgcgccccgctCCGCTCTCGCCCATCGCCCCCGTCCCGGTCCCGCTCCGGCTCCCGTCCATCGCCGCCCCGGTCCCTGCCGTCGCACATCGCCCCCGTCCCGGTCCTGTCCCGGTCTCGGCCCTCTCACATCGCCCCCGCCCCGATCCCGCCCCGGGTCCCGCCCATCGCCCCGAGCCCGCCCCGTGACTCGTCAGCGCGGGCGCCGCGCGCAGCTCCCGCTGGACCCGcccgggcgctgccgccgcggcCCCGTTCTCGTCCCACCGCCAGGAT GTCGGCCAATGTCCCTGGAAGCTCAAATATGGCTGCTGGCAGCAATCGCCGGCTTCAGCAAACTCAGCACCAAGTGGATGAG GTTGTTGACATCATGAGAGTGAACGTGGACAAGGTTTTGGAGCGGGATCAGAAGCTGTCAGAGCTGGATGACCGTGCTGATGCCCTGCAAGCAGGGGCTTCCCAGTTCGAGACCAGCGCGGCCAAGCTGAAGAGGAAGTATTGGTGGAAGAACTGCAAG CTGTTGCCAAAGGTTGGATTCATCTTTG ATGTGGGCGATATTGATAGGTGTTGTTGTCATTATCATCGTCATCATTATTC tcTGGAGTGCCTATTCATGAATTACAAGAAGAAACTCCAGTCAACTGAAGGTGCCTTTGAGAATCTCCTTCAACCTCTCCACTTAAAacctgctgcctcctcagccCGTTTACTGCTATTTAAAGCGAAACTCTTTTGA
- the VAMP3 gene encoding vesicle-associated membrane protein 3 isoform X2, which produces MSVCPCVRVCPCVRARPLSPFRCCRCRSRPGRAVPAQRPPAATAPPLQPAGAGPWPGPGPALTPPAPRAPLRSRPSPPSRSRSGSRPSPPRSLPSHIAPVPVLSRSRPSHIAPAPIPPRVPPIAPSPPRDSSARAPRAAPAGPARALPPRPRSRPTARMSANVPGSSNMAAGSNRRLQQTQHQVDEVVDIMRVNVDKVLERDQKLSELDDRADALQAGASQFETSAAKLKRKYWWKNCKMWAILIGVVVIIIVIIILWSAYS; this is translated from the exons atgtctgtctgtccgtgtgtccgtgtctgtccgtgtgtccgtgccCGGCCGCTCTCTCCGTTCCGTTGTTGCCGTTGCCGTTCCCGCCCGGGTCGGGCGGTGCCGGCCCAGCGCCCCCCAGCGGCCACAGCCCCGCCTCTGCAGCCTGCGGGGGCAGGGCCAtggcccggccccggccccgccctgaccccgcccgcgccccgcgccccgctCCGCTCTCGCCCATCGCCCCCGTCCCGGTCCCGCTCCGGCTCCCGTCCATCGCCGCCCCGGTCCCTGCCGTCGCACATCGCCCCCGTCCCGGTCCTGTCCCGGTCTCGGCCCTCTCACATCGCCCCCGCCCCGATCCCGCCCCGGGTCCCGCCCATCGCCCCGAGCCCGCCCCGTGACTCGTCAGCGCGGGCGCCGCGCGCAGCTCCCGCTGGACCCGcccgggcgctgccgccgcggcCCCGTTCTCGTCCCACCGCCAGGAT GTCGGCCAATGTCCCTGGAAGCTCAAATATGGCTGCTGGCAGCAATCGCCGGCTTCAGCAAACTCAGCACCAAGTGGATGAG GTTGTTGACATCATGAGAGTGAACGTGGACAAGGTTTTGGAGCGGGATCAGAAGCTGTCAGAGCTGGATGACCGTGCTGATGCCCTGCAAGCAGGGGCTTCCCAGTTCGAGACCAGCGCGGCCAAGCTGAAGAGGAAGTATTGGTGGAAGAACTGCAAG ATGTGGGCGATATTGATAGGTGTTGTTGTCATTATCATCGTCATCATTATTC tcTGGAGTGCCTATTCATGA